Proteins found in one Gammaproteobacteria bacterium genomic segment:
- a CDS encoding glutamate--tRNA ligase, whose protein sequence is MAFTPCKTRFAPSPTGFLHLGNARVALFCALLARHTQGIFLLRIEDTDQGRSEHQYTEALQEDLLWMGLGWQEGPVVEGAQGPYLQSERGEIYHRYFSQLEQDGLAYPCFCSEQELAITRKVQLAAGRAPRYPGTCAALTKDQIETRLAQGLKATLRFRVPRGETVEFEDLVRGPQRFASDDIGDFIIRRADGTPAFFFGNALDDALMGVTHVLRGEDHLSNTPRQIVLLRSLSLRIPEYGHLSLILGSDGTPLSKRHGSHSARELRDAGYFPAALNNYLARLGHSYDNNNFMTLSELAAEFHIGKIGRSPARFDESQLHYWQQQAIAHAHTHELWEWMGPAVHKLVSTAQRDEFIAAIRTNVFLPEHALLWARILYSDPLEWMLGARQVIAEAGTDFFEQALTALQEHPTDFKSLAGKIKQALKINGKALYQPLRAALTGELDGPEMARLLPLLGEERARKRLEAALNYCVSEAEK, encoded by the coding sequence ATGGCCTTCACCCCTTGCAAGACTCGCTTCGCTCCCAGCCCCACAGGATTCTTGCACCTCGGCAACGCCCGCGTCGCTTTGTTCTGCGCGCTGCTCGCGCGCCACACGCAGGGTATTTTTTTGCTGCGCATCGAGGACACCGATCAGGGACGCAGCGAGCATCAGTACACCGAGGCCTTGCAGGAAGACCTGCTATGGATGGGGCTGGGCTGGCAAGAGGGGCCGGTCGTGGAGGGGGCGCAAGGCCCTTATCTGCAATCGGAGCGCGGCGAGATCTATCACCGCTATTTTTCGCAGTTGGAGCAGGATGGTCTCGCCTATCCCTGTTTTTGCAGTGAACAGGAACTCGCCATTACCCGCAAGGTGCAACTCGCCGCAGGCCGGGCGCCGCGCTATCCGGGCACCTGCGCGGCGCTCACCAAAGATCAGATAGAAACACGCCTGGCGCAGGGCCTTAAGGCCACTCTGCGGTTTCGCGTGCCGCGCGGCGAAACGGTTGAATTCGAAGACTTGGTGCGCGGCCCGCAACGTTTTGCGAGTGATGATATTGGCGATTTCATCATCCGCCGCGCCGACGGTACGCCCGCCTTCTTTTTCGGCAACGCCCTCGACGACGCCCTGATGGGCGTCACTCACGTGTTGCGCGGCGAGGATCATCTCAGCAATACCCCGCGCCAGATAGTACTGCTGCGCTCGCTGAGTTTGCGTATCCCCGAGTATGGGCACCTGTCGCTGATTCTGGGCAGTGACGGGACGCCCTTATCCAAGCGTCACGGCAGCCATAGCGCGCGAGAATTGCGCGATGCAGGTTATTTCCCGGCGGCGCTGAATAATTACCTGGCCCGCCTGGGGCATTCCTACGACAACAATAATTTCATGACGCTGTCCGAACTCGCCGCCGAGTTTCATATCGGCAAGATCGGCCGCTCGCCCGCCCGTTTTGACGAGAGTCAATTGCATTATTGGCAACAGCAGGCCATCGCTCACGCCCACACCCATGAGTTGTGGGAGTGGATGGGTCCGGCGGTGCACAAGCTTGTGTCCACGGCGCAGCGTGATGAGTTCATCGCGGCGATCCGTACCAATGTCTTCTTGCCAGAACATGCGCTGCTGTGGGCGCGTATCTTGTATAGCGATCCGCTGGAATGGATGCTAGGCGCCCGTCAGGTCATCGCGGAAGCGGGCACCGATTTTTTCGAGCAGGCGTTAACGGCGTTACAGGAGCACCCCACCGATTTCAAATCACTGGCCGGTAAGATCAAGCAAGCGCTCAAGATCAACGGCAAGGCCCTCTATCAACCGTTGCGCGCGGCGCTCACCGGTGAACTCGACGGTCCTGAGATGGCCAGGCTGTTGCCGCTGCTGGGAGAGGAGCGGGCACGCAAACGCTTGGAAGCAGCGTTAAACTATTGTGTATCTGAGGCCGAAAAATAA
- a CDS encoding cysteine--tRNA ligase, protein MLHIHNNLTKTKEPFIPIEPGKVRLYVCGMTVYDYCHLGHARVLVVFDMVVRYLRSLGYQVTYVRNITDIDDKIIRRAHENHESIGALTARFIQAMNEDADKLGVLRPDHEPRATEHIGEIVAMIGSLMAKDYAYQAANGDIYYAVSRFKGYGKLSGRHLDELRVGARVELDEAKRDPLDFVLWKSAKPDEPSWDSPWGRGRPGWHIECSAMSMHCLGEHFDIHGGGMDLQFPHHENEIAQSEAVTGHTFVNVWMHNGFVRVADEKMSKSLGNFFTVREVLARYRPEEIRYFILASHYRSPLSYSEENLQLARSELTRFYTALRGLPSMGEEKGVRGEELGVRSNTSRLTPHASLAEGASRFFAAMDDDFNTREAIAVLFDMAREINSHKAHDGIAKAAPLAAELRKLAGILGLLQEDPEAYLQGPAERVLNVEEMIAQRKAARETKNWAESDRIRDLLKANRIILEDGPHGTTWRRE, encoded by the coding sequence ATGCTGCACATTCATAACAATCTCACCAAGACCAAAGAACCGTTCATCCCCATCGAGCCCGGCAAGGTGCGGCTGTATGTCTGCGGTATGACGGTGTATGACTATTGCCACCTCGGCCATGCACGGGTGCTCGTCGTGTTCGACATGGTGGTGCGCTATCTGCGCTCCTTGGGTTATCAGGTCACCTACGTGCGCAATATCACGGATATTGACGACAAGATCATCCGCCGTGCGCATGAAAATCACGAGTCCATCGGCGCATTGACGGCGCGCTTCATCCAGGCCATGAACGAAGACGCCGATAAGCTGGGCGTGTTGCGGCCCGATCACGAACCCCGCGCCACCGAGCACATCGGCGAAATCGTCGCCATGATCGGCAGCCTGATGGCCAAGGACTACGCCTATCAGGCCGCGAACGGCGACATCTATTATGCCGTGAGCCGGTTCAAGGGTTACGGAAAACTTTCCGGCAGACATCTCGACGAACTGCGAGTCGGCGCGCGCGTAGAGCTGGATGAGGCGAAAAGAGACCCGCTGGATTTTGTGTTGTGGAAGTCCGCTAAACCGGACGAGCCGAGTTGGGATTCGCCGTGGGGCAGGGGCCGGCCGGGCTGGCATATCGAGTGCTCGGCGATGTCTATGCATTGTCTCGGCGAGCACTTCGACATCCACGGTGGCGGCATGGATCTGCAATTTCCACATCACGAAAATGAGATCGCCCAATCCGAGGCCGTTACCGGCCACACGTTTGTTAACGTCTGGATGCACAACGGTTTTGTGCGCGTGGCGGATGAAAAGATGTCCAAGTCACTCGGCAATTTTTTTACGGTGCGTGAGGTGCTTGCACGCTATCGCCCCGAGGAGATTCGCTATTTCATATTGGCCAGCCACTACCGCAGTCCGCTCAGCTACTCCGAAGAAAACTTACAGCTCGCCCGCAGCGAGTTGACGCGCTTTTATACCGCCCTGCGCGGATTGCCTTCGATGGGTGAAGAGAAAGGAGTAAGGGGTGAGGAGTTAGGAGTGAGGAGTAATACCTCACGCCTCACGCCTCACGCCTCACTTGCCGAAGGCGCCTCACGCTTTTTTGCAGCCATGGATGATGACTTCAATACCCGCGAGGCGATAGCGGTGTTGTTCGACATGGCGCGCGAGATCAACAGTCATAAGGCGCATGACGGCATCGCCAAGGCGGCGCCGCTCGCGGCTGAACTCAGAAAGCTGGCGGGTATCCTGGGTTTGTTGCAGGAAGATCCCGAGGCCTATCTGCAAGGCCCCGCCGAGAGGGTCCTCAATGTTGAAGAAATGATCGCGCAACGCAAGGCCGCGCGCGAGACAAAGAATTGGGCGGAGTCGGATCGAATTCGGGATCTGCTCAAGGCCAACCGGATTATCCTCGAAGATGGGCCACACGGCACTACCTGGCGCCGCGAGTAA
- a CDS encoding plasma-membrane proton-efflux P-type ATPase → MPGRALQGLTSPEAAERLKQYGSNKVAEERPHPLRALMHKFWAPVPWMLEATIALQWVLGKVDETAIIAVLLIVNATLSFVQESRANQALALLKGRLAVQARVRRDDRWQLIPAQALVPGDVIHLRLGDLAPADVRVTTGQVLLDQSALTGESLPVEAGAGAPAYAGAIVKRGEATGEVTATGSRTYFGKTAELVRTAKTASHLESIIFTIVKYLVILDAALVTALLAYALITGMSLTEVIPFALILLVASVPVALPATFTLATAFGARELVQRGVLVMRLSAIEEAAAMDVLASDKTGTLTENRLTLAALKPYAPHSEEELLCLAALACDDATQDPIDLAILNAARSRGLLSGAPQRLQFIPFDPATKRSEAVFQQNGEQLRVLKGAPRALAALIASAPDVSADIERLAAEGYRMLAVAAGKGDALELIGLVALHDPPREDSKALVQSLRELGVRVLMVTGDGLATARTVAAAVGIGGRACPPETLRGEIGDHVLDCGVFGRVLPEDKFCLVQALQRAGYVVGMTGDGVNDAPALKQAEVGVAVVNATDVAKASASLVLTNPGLTGVLAAVETSRRIYQRMLTYTLNKIIKTLEIAVFLSLGVMLTGTFIITPLLIVLLLFTNDFVTMSLATDRVSFSRKPDRWHIRTLVLTGGVLAGLVLMLSFAVFFAARAWLHLSLPELQTLIFVMLVFSGQGTVYLVRERHYFWHSHPSRWLLLSSFLDIVIVSVLATQGILMAAISPTLVAGLFILVLIFLMAADFLKIRIFSYFGLR, encoded by the coding sequence ATACCTGGAAGGGCCTTGCAGGGTCTAACCAGCCCCGAAGCCGCGGAGCGGCTGAAGCAATATGGCTCCAACAAGGTGGCGGAGGAACGGCCGCACCCGCTGCGGGCATTAATGCACAAATTCTGGGCGCCGGTGCCGTGGATGCTGGAAGCCACCATCGCGCTGCAATGGGTCCTCGGCAAAGTTGACGAGACGGCTATCATCGCCGTTCTGCTCATCGTCAACGCCACCCTGAGTTTCGTGCAGGAAAGCCGGGCGAACCAGGCGCTCGCCCTGCTCAAGGGTCGCCTCGCGGTGCAGGCGCGGGTGCGGCGCGACGACCGCTGGCAGTTGATCCCGGCGCAGGCACTGGTGCCGGGCGACGTGATTCACCTGCGCCTGGGCGATCTCGCCCCTGCGGATGTGCGCGTGACCACTGGGCAAGTGCTGTTGGATCAATCCGCGCTTACGGGCGAGTCGCTGCCGGTCGAAGCAGGTGCGGGCGCGCCCGCCTACGCCGGCGCCATCGTCAAGCGCGGCGAGGCGACCGGCGAAGTCACGGCCACAGGGTCGCGCACATATTTCGGCAAGACCGCAGAACTGGTGCGCACAGCCAAGACCGCGAGCCATCTGGAAAGTATCATCTTCACCATCGTTAAATATCTGGTGATCCTGGATGCGGCCCTGGTCACCGCGTTGCTGGCTTATGCCCTGATCACCGGCATGTCCCTGACGGAGGTCATCCCCTTTGCATTAATCCTGCTGGTGGCCTCTGTGCCCGTGGCGCTGCCGGCGACGTTTACGCTCGCCACCGCTTTCGGTGCGCGGGAGCTGGTCCAACGCGGCGTGCTGGTGATGCGCCTGTCGGCGATCGAAGAGGCGGCGGCGATGGACGTGCTCGCGAGCGACAAGACCGGCACCCTTACCGAGAACCGGCTGACGCTGGCGGCGCTTAAGCCCTATGCCCCGCACAGCGAGGAGGAACTCCTGTGTCTGGCGGCGCTCGCCTGTGACGACGCCACCCAGGACCCGATCGACCTCGCCATCCTGAATGCTGCTCGCTCACGGGGCCTGCTGTCCGGTGCGCCGCAGCGGTTGCAATTCATTCCTTTTGATCCGGCCACAAAACGTTCGGAAGCTGTGTTCCAGCAGAATGGTGAGCAGTTGCGCGTGCTCAAGGGTGCGCCGCGGGCTCTCGCCGCCTTAATCGCGTCCGCACCGGATGTGAGCGCCGATATCGAGCGCCTCGCGGCCGAGGGCTACCGCATGCTGGCCGTGGCCGCCGGGAAGGGTGATGCCTTAGAACTGATCGGCCTGGTGGCGCTGCACGATCCGCCGCGTGAGGATTCCAAGGCTCTAGTGCAGAGTTTGCGCGAGCTGGGCGTGCGCGTGCTGATGGTCACCGGCGACGGCCTTGCCACCGCCCGCACCGTCGCCGCCGCGGTTGGTATCGGCGGCCGCGCCTGTCCGCCGGAAACCCTGCGCGGCGAGATTGGCGATCACGTGCTCGACTGCGGCGTTTTCGGACGCGTTCTGCCCGAGGACAAATTCTGCCTGGTGCAGGCCCTGCAGCGCGCCGGCTATGTGGTCGGCATGACCGGCGACGGCGTCAATGATGCGCCGGCGCTCAAGCAGGCCGAGGTCGGCGTCGCCGTCGTCAACGCCACTGACGTGGCCAAGGCTTCCGCCAGCCTGGTGCTCACCAACCCTGGACTTACCGGTGTGTTGGCTGCGGTCGAGACCAGCCGACGCATCTATCAGCGCATGCTTACCTATACGCTCAACAAAATCATCAAGACCCTAGAAATCGCAGTTTTCTTAAGCCTAGGCGTGATGTTGACCGGCACATTTATCATCACGCCGTTGTTGATCGTGCTGTTGCTCTTCACCAACGACTTTGTGACCATGTCCCTCGCCACCGACCGCGTGTCCTTCTCCCGCAAGCCGGACCGCTGGCACATCCGCACGCTAGTGCTCACCGGCGGTGTGCTGGCCGGTCTCGTTCTGATGTTGTCGTTCGCCGTGTTTTTCGCCGCACGCGCTTGGTTGCATCTGTCCTTGCCGGAATTGCAGACCCTGATCTTCGTGATGCTGGTGTTCAGCGGCCAAGGCACCGTGTACTTGGTGCGCGAGCGCCATTACTTCTGGCATTCGCACCCGAGCCGCTGGCTTTTACTGAGTTCGTTCCTGGACATCGTGATCGTCAGCGTGCTGGCTACCCAGGGCATCCTCATGGCCGCTATCAGCCCGACACTGGTTGCCGGACTGTTTATCTTGGTGCTGATCTTTCTGATGGCGGCGGATTTCTTGAAGATCCGAATCTTTAGCTACTTTGGTCTACGCTAA
- a CDS encoding DedA family protein has protein sequence MSLAALLQNYGYAAVFVGTFLEGETILIMAGFAAHRSYLDLTWVMGVAAVGSFLGDQLYFYLGRRYGWRILNRFPRLKPRAAKVQALLQRYHLPLILSIRFWYGLRTVGPFAIGMSPVSWTRFFVLNLISAAAWAMLIGGAGYLFGSLLELMLADLHRYEEALLALIAILGIVVWIRYRWRQQRASRRNHP, from the coding sequence ATGTCGCTCGCCGCACTGCTACAGAATTATGGCTACGCCGCGGTGTTCGTGGGCACCTTCCTGGAAGGGGAAACTATCCTCATCATGGCTGGTTTTGCCGCCCATCGCAGCTACCTCGATCTGACGTGGGTGATGGGCGTGGCTGCCGTCGGCAGCTTCCTGGGCGACCAGCTATATTTTTATTTAGGCAGGCGTTATGGGTGGCGTATCCTGAACCGTTTTCCGCGTCTTAAACCGCGTGCGGCAAAAGTACAGGCGCTGTTGCAGCGCTATCATTTGCCGTTGATCCTCTCCATCCGCTTTTGGTATGGCCTGCGCACCGTGGGGCCGTTCGCCATCGGCATGAGTCCTGTCAGCTGGACCCGGTTCTTCGTTTTGAATTTGATTAGTGCCGCGGCGTGGGCGATGTTGATCGGTGGTGCGGGTTACCTATTTGGCAGCCTCCTGGAACTGATGCTCGCCGATCTGCACCGTTATGAAGAAGCATTGCTGGCGCTGATTGCCATTCTGGGCATTGTCGTCTGGATCCGCTACCGCTGGCGTCAGCAGCGCGCTTCGAGGAGAAATCATCCATGA
- a CDS encoding universal stress protein, with protein MGENTAMEALYNSAQKVMDQVRATVHEAGLAAEAKLVESVTRRIASAIVEEVQDWPADLIAIGTHGRRGFHHLGSVAERVIRTVSMPVLLIHGRRGHSAAIASVATTRRWLPG; from the coding sequence ATGGGTGAGAACACCGCCATGGAAGCTTTATACAATTCTGCGCAGAAGGTCATGGATCAGGTCAGAGCGACGGTACACGAAGCGGGGCTCGCTGCCGAAGCCAAATTGGTGGAATCGGTCACGCGGCGAATTGCGAGTGCGATTGTGGAGGAGGTACAAGACTGGCCCGCCGATTTGATTGCGATCGGAACCCACGGGCGCCGAGGTTTCCATCACCTAGGAAGCGTGGCCGAAAGGGTAATCCGCACTGTATCCATGCCGGTGCTGCTGATTCATGGAAGACGAGGGCATAGCGCGGCGATTGCATCGGTGGCGACCACTCGCCGATGGCTTCCGGGTTGA